The nucleotide sequence GCCCACCGAACTTCCCCTGGATGTGGCACTGCCCCAGCACACGGTCCTGCTCGATAAGAACGGCAAGGAGTTCGCCCGCTTCTACTCCGAGAACCGGATCGACGTGAAGCTTGAGGACATCTCCGAGCACTTCACCCAGGCACTGGTGGCCACCGAGGACGTCTCCTTCTACGAGAACGGCGGCGCCGACGTCAAGGGCATCACCCGGGCGGCCGTGGCCAACCTCATTTCCGACTCCACCCAGGGTGCATCCACCATCACCCAGCAGCTGGTCCAGAACATCCTGCTCAACAACGCCCGGGATGAAACCGAAGCCGCCGTCGGCACCGGCACCAGCTATAACGCCAAGCTCCGCGAGATCAAGTACGCGGTGAACCTGGAAAAGCAGCTGAGCAAGGACGAGATCCTCAACTCCTACGCCAACACCGTTTACTTCGGCCAGGGCGCCTACGGTGTAGAAGCAGCCTCGAAGATCTACTTCGGCACTTCAGCCAAGGACCTGACCAGCGGCCAGGCTGCACTGCTCGTCGGGTTGGTGAAGGGCCCGAACATCTATGACCCCTACACCGCTCCCGAGCTGGCGAAGAACCGCCGCGACACAGTGCTTCACCGCCTCGCCGCCGTCGGGGACCTGACACCCGCAGAGCTCGAGGCTGCTGTAGCAGAGCCCCTTGGCATCCTGCCCGAGCCCGGGAAGATCCGTTCCGGCTGCGATCAGTCCGACTACCCGTTCTACTGCTCGCTGGTCCGCAAGGAAATCCTGGACGACCCGGCCTTCGGCGACACCCGCGAAGCCCGTGAAGACCGCCTGACCCGCGGCGGCATGACGCTGACGACCGCACTGGATCCGAAGGTTATGAATTCCTCCCAGCAGGCAGTGGACGAAGCCCTGGGTGCCGGCAACCGCGGAGCCCTCGGTGTCGCCGTCGTCATCCCCGGCACCGGCAAGATCGTAGGCATCGCACAGAACCGTGAATGGGGCGCGGGAGATAACGCAACCGAAATGGTTTACGCCGACCAGGCGTTCCAGCCCGGATCGACCATGAAGCCGATCGCACTGGCCACCGCACTGGAGCAGGGTATCCCTGCCACCACCCGGTTCAACGCAGTCAGCCCGTACGTTCCTGCGGCACTGGACTTCCCCGACGGCGGCTACATCAACTACGGCGGAACCGACTGGGGGGTCATCGACGCCCGCGGGGCCATCAAGGTTTCCTCCAACACGTACTTCATCCAGCTTGTGGAACGCACCGGCGTCCTTTCCGTTGCCGATATGTCGGCACGGCTGGGAATCACGACCCTTCCCCGCACCGGTGAACGCGCCATCCAGGGGCGGGAGGCATCCCTCGTCCTGGGCGCCTACGAGGTCAGCCCCATCGAGCTGGCCAACGCGTACGCCACCTTCGCCGCCGCCGGCGTCGAATGCACACCCCACGCCATCGTCTCCGGCATCCGCACCTCCTCCGGCGAATCCATCCCGACCCCCGATGCCGACTGCCACCAGGCGATAGCCCCGGCCGTCGCGAACACCGTCGGGGATGCACTGAAGATGCCGTTCACCTCGGGCGGCACCCTCGAGTCCCTCGGCGGCCTCGCAGGACGCGAATCCGGAGCGAAGACCGGTACGACCAACGACTATGCGGCCAACTGGATCGCCGGCATCACACCCCAGTACTCCACCGCAGTGTGGCTCGGTGACCCCCGCGGCGGCTCGCAGCACCCGCTGACCGTCCTGCAGGCTTACGGCCAGACCTTCTACAACCTGACCGGCTCGGAAGTTGCAGCACCGGTCTGGAAGAGCGTCATGAACGGCATCCACCAGGGCCTGCCGGCAAAGCCGATGCCGAAGGCCGACGACGCCGCCACCAGCTCCACCACGGCGTCCTCCATCCCCGACGTACGCGGAATGGGAACCGATGAGGCGGTAACCCTGCTGCTGGCCAACAAGCTGACGCCCGTCATTTCCGAAACCACAGCCAAGGCCAGCCGGCTGCACCCCAAGGACACGGTGGTCAGCCAGACCCCGGCGCCGGGCAGCACATCCGGGTACCGCCAGGAAGTGGTCCTGACCCTCAGTTCCGGCTCCACCACAGCCATCACCCTTCCGGAAGGCAAGTAGCATGCGCAGAAAACCCTCAGACCGCCAGGGGACCATGCTCCTTGGCGGTGCCGCGGCGGTGGCGGCAATATCGTTGGCGGCCACTGCCGTTACTGCCCTGATCGGCTTCCCGGTCCTGACCGACGACGGCGGAAGTGCCGTTGAACCCGTCCAGGCCCCCGAAGCCGTCGCCGCCAGCTGGAAGCAGACGCCTGCGACGACCGTACTCACCGATGTCCTGAACAACCCTCCGTCGGGGTGGAAGGCAGAAGGGAATCTGCAGAGCGCCGTCGTGGCTCCGCTGCCGTACTCCTGCCCGGTGCAGAATTCGGCCGCCTCCACATCGCTGGCCCGCTCCTACACGATCAACGGGAGCCGGATCCGTGTGACCCTCCAGGCGTACACGGCCGGCCTCGGCGCCGAAGCCCTCTCCCAGATGCATTCGGGCGCGTCAGTCTGCGCCGGTGCCGAAGGCGCAGTCGCCCAGTCCCCGATCTACGGGGAAGCCCCCGGAACGGATTCCATGGTGGCATCGGTCAGCCACGGCGGGCAGCGGACCTCGGTAGCCTCCTTCCGTGTCGGAGATGTCATCGCCTACACCACCGGGTCCAACTCACAGGCCCTCATCGACGCCGCCGTTGAGCTGGACGCCACCCTGGACAGCAAGCTCAAGGGCGTCTGCGCCAACCCGGGTTCCTCCGCAGAGGATGCCTCGCGCAGCCCCTTCAGCCTCGCCGGGTACAAGCAGTTCACCCAGCCGGTCACCGTCCGCATCCCCGCGGTGGACCTGCCGTCCACGACACCTTCCGCACCGCCGTCGGCCAAGGCCTCGGAGAAGGCTTCCGGCAAGGCAGAGACCAAACCCGCCCCGGCGGATAACGGTCCTGCGCTGACCCCGTACCCCATTCCCGCCCCGGACCTGATCGACACAGTGGCAGAACCCATGGCCGAGCCCGTGTTCCCCGTCTGGCCGCCCATGCCCGCCGCGGTGGCCTTGCCTGAAGCCCCGAAGGCGCCGGCCGCTGAAGCGACCACCGAGAAGAGCTTCCCGGTAGCCGCCGATGACACCACCGGTCCCGGCTGCGGATGGTCCTTCACTGGGCTGAAAGCCCCGGGCTTTGACGCCGCCACCGCCAAGGCATCGGAAAAGAAGCAGTCCGAGCAGGCCCGCAAGGACCTCGAAGCCGGTGCGAAGGACTGGCAGACTGCCGTGCTGAAGTACTGGAAGTCCTACGGCACCTACAAGGACGCCGCAGCGACCTACAACACGTACGCCGACAAGGTCGCCGAAACCAACCAGGCCTGGCTGGAGATCGCCGCGGACTGGGACCGGTACAACGCGGAACTGGACGAATACAACTCCGACGTCGCCGCGCGGGAAGACTTCCTGGCCCGCCGGGACGCCGCCCGCTCCGAGTACGAAAAGCAGGTCAAGACCTGCAGCATCCCGCTGCCTGCAGAGGAGACCGAGGTGCCGCAGGTGCCCGAAACCGACGATGAAACAGACGAGCCGGATCCGTCATCGACGGCGTCGCCCTCGGCTTCCCCTTCACCGACGGCGTCCCCTTCACCGAGCCCGACGGCTTCCGAACCGAAGACCCGGCCCGGCTGCCCGGCGGAGAAACCGGAGATCCTGAATCAGGATGCACCGGCCGTTCCCAAGGCACCTGCGATGCCGGCGGACCCGCGCCCGTAGGCGTCCGGGCGTCTTGCCGCACACAGTCGGGCATGAACACTCCCGCGTGCACAGTCGCCCGAACGTCCACCACCCTGCCGGGGGCAGTCCTGTGAGGCTGCCCCTGGCCCAGGACCCGGCCGACCACTTCGACTACGCCTCCCTGACCTGGATCCACAACACCGCCTACGACAGCCCACTGGCCATCATCCTGACCACCGGATGGTTCTTCATCCTGGCACTGGCCTGCTTCCTCGTCGCGGCCCGGCGCCTGGAACCTGCCCGGTTCGGAAACCGTCCGATCCGCCGGCTGCTCATCCTCAGTGCCGCGCTGCTCGTACTGCCGCTGGTGTCTTCGACCATCATCGAGAAGAACGGCGGTCCGGCCGACAGCATCCCCAACTTCGCCGGACACATGCAGGGCGAGAAAACAGCCGACTACGACGGCGAGTTCGCCGGCTGGGCCAAAGCCAGATACGGACTGGAACTGAACCAGGCCCAGTCACGCGAGCTGCAGGACAAAGAGAGCCGCGGCCTGTTCGTCCCCACCAATGAGACCCGCCCCGTCATCCATAACGGAACCCTGATCCACGGCATCATTGCCGCCGACCAGATCATCCTCGTCGACAAGGCCGGCACCGAGCTGCCGCTAGCCCGATGACCCGGAAGAAGGAAAGTATGAGCAATCAAACGACATCCCCGGCCATCCCTGGCGACTTGCTGGAAGCAGCCTTAGAGGCAGCAGCTGCAGGAGCCGCGGTCCTTGCGAATCGCTCCCTGGCAGGCATGAATGCAGTGAACAAGAGCGCCTCGGGTGACTGGGTCACCGACTTCGACACCGCAGCCGAAGCGGCAGTCAGGGAAGTGCTGACCCGCCGGCGTCCCAACGACGTCGTCACCGGGGAAGAGCTGGCCAACGAGGTACCGGCCAACCCCTCCGGGATCCGCTGGTCCATCGACCCTCTGGACGGCACAACGAACTTCATCCGCAACTTCCCCTACTACGCCGTCTCGGTGGCAGCGGTGGACGAGGACGGCACCTGGCTCGCCGGAGTAGTCCACGCTCCCGCACTCGGACGTGTCTATTCGGCGGCCCGCGGCCACGGAGCGTGGTTGGACGAGGGAGGACACCGCAGCCGCCTGACCGGACCGGACCCGGAACGCATCGGAAAAGTCCTGGGAACAGGATTCGCATATGACGACGCCGTACGTTCCGCGGAATTGACCGCACTCCCCCGGATGGCAGAGGGCTACGCAGATGTCCGCCGCTTCGGATCGGCCGCCCTGGACCTGTGCATGGTTGCAGACGGAACCCTTGATGCCTTCTTCCAGCAGGGGCTGCAGGAATACGACTACGCAGCCGGTGCACTCATAGCAGAGGAAGCCGGTGCCCCCGTCCTGCGCCCGGCCCCCGGACTGACCGGCGCCGCGAAGCGGGCAGCAGTGACAGCAGCCGGCACCGAGCTGCCCCTTGCCCTCCGGTAGCCCGGGCGCGGCAGCCCCGCGCTTCCCAGAGTGAAGCTCCTGAAGGTGATCGGTTTGGTCACTGCCATCCTGACCGTAATCACCGGCTACGCGGTCCACGACCACGCTGCAGGCACCGGCGCCGAGACTGCCCGGATGACAGCCATTGCCGACCTGCTTCCTGCCGACCCCGGCTGGGAACGGACGAGCGATCACCTGGGCTACAACGGATACCTCTGTGCACCAGACACAGGCTGCGCGGAGATGCAGCGGCGGTGGAACCTCGCCCAGGGCATCAGTGCCGAAGACCTGCAGTCCCGGATCGACGCCGCCGGCTGGGACATGGAGCTGGAGGGGGACTGTATCCGGGAACCTGACGATTCCGGACAGCTGACGCTCTGCAGTGCTGAGGGAACCGTGCAGGGATACGACGTCTGGCTCAATGTCATCTCCCTGTCCTCCTACCGGCCTGAGCCCTGGCTGGTCATGAATATCTCCTAGACCCGGGTACTTCCTCTTACTTGCCCGCATGCCCGGGCATTCGAGACGGGACTGCGGCACAAAACTGCTCCCGGGCACGAGGCGTGACACAGGCAACTTAGCGTGTATCGTTTGGCCAGCAAGGCGTGGGGGCGCATTCGGCCGGGGCAGAAAATACCGGTTCTCGAAGGGGCTCGGCATTACGCCGCAGAATCTCCGGGAAGGACTGAGTGGCCCAATGAGGCACCCCGTACTGCTTTCTGCCCTCATAGCTACTGTCTTGGCAGGCGCTGGACTTTTCTTTGTCCAGGATTGGGTATCCGGAACCCGCGAGGAAACGGTTCGGATGGCCGAAATTGCAGACCAGCTTCCGCCCGATCCGGCCTGGAAACAGAAGCCCGACACTGTGGACTACATGGGCTTCGTCTGCCGGCCATTTACCGGTTGTGCCGGGCTGCAGCGACGCTGGCAGCCAGTTCAGGGGCTGGATGCACAGAGCCTGCAGAAGCGAATAGACGCGGCCGGATGGGGATTGAAGCTCGAAGGGGACTGTATCCGCGAGCCGGAGACCTCGGGAAAAACCACCCTTTGCAGTGCTGAAGGCCACGTCCAAGGGTACGAGGTCTGGTTGAACGTTGTTTCCGAATCCTCGTACCGGCCGGAGAGCGAACTGATCCTGAACATTTTCTAGTTTCTCGGCTGCGCATCGCGGGTGTTCAAGCCCGCCCATCCAGACCTAGCTACACCACATCAATTAACGGGGGGACCGTTGCATCACATATTAGAACGCGTTTCGGGGGTGGCTGCCGTACTGCTCTTGGCAGCATCTGCTGGGATGTTAGCGCTACCGGGTGCCCAGGCGGCGCCGGACAGCTACCACCCGGTCTACACCGAGGAGTGCAAGCTGGTTGAAGCTGTTTTCGCCCGCGGCTCGGGGCAGCGCAGGGAAATAGATGGGAAGGACCCGTCCAAAGGGGTCTCAGACAGCAGAGAAGCGATCAAATTCGAAGAGAAGCTTAGGACGGCAGTCGATGGTGCCGGTTACGATCTGAACTATTACGAACTAGGCTCCGATTCTTTGGACAAGCACCGGTTCCCCGCCGTAGCGGTCAAAGGGGGTCTGGAAGGCTATGTGAACCTCGCCGGTGCGGCTGTCAGTTCAGGAGCCGCTAATGACTACGGAAAAAGCGTTGACGAGGGTCGAGACGAGCTGGACTCGTACCTGACCAAGCGTGCAGACAAATGCAAGGATTCCGTATTTGTCTTAGGAGGTTTCTCCCAGGGCGCCCAGGTGGTCGGGGAGGCATATGTGGAGAAGCTTGATCCTTCAATACGGGACCGCATTGTGTACAACGCATTGTTCGGGGATCCGAAGCTTTATCTGCCCGAGGGGCAGCTCGACACAGGCAATCCGTTGAACCCGTTCGACGATTACACTCCTATGTGCGCAGGCGAACCAGCGTCCGAATGGCGGTTCGATGTGCCGGACTGCACGCTTGACGGGGGCTCACTTAGATCGCGCGTCCCTTATCTGCCGGAGGGATTCACGGATACAACCGGTCTCTGGTGTAACGATATTGACTTTGTTTGCGGGTCTTCCGTAAACCCATTTGGAAGCAACGAGGGACACCGATATGACGGCGTTGATATGGATGCCGCTGTCGTCGAGATAATGTCTCGGGTGAAGAAGCGCCTGCCTCCCATAGAGCAGCCTCCCTCCGATACCTCCCCAGCTCCTGGTACCCCACCGATCGGAGTAGGGACAACCGGGCTGGACATGGTGTTCGTCATCGACAGCACCGGGTCCATGGGCGAAGACATTGATGCTGCCAAGGAAACTGTGGCGAATATGTCAGCGTGGGTGGAGAAGATGCGGGGCAGGGTTGCCCTGGTTGAATACCGAGATGAAGGCGATGAGTTCACGGCACGCGTACTCAGCGGACTGCAAGACAACACCGTGGATCTGAAGCTCAAGCTGGAAGCTGTGACGGTAGACGGTGGCGGCGACGAACCCGAGGCCCTCCTGCACGGCCTCATGACTGCTCTAAACGGCCTGGAATGGCGGGACGGCGCCACCAAGGCGGCAGTGGTCCTGACCGACGCCGGGTTCCACTCCCCGGATATGGTCGACGGCACTACTCTGGATCAGGTTGCCCGCCGGGCCCTGGAGATCGACCCCGTCAATGTTTACCCCGTTGTGGATTCCTGGAACGCCGAGGAATATGCGGAGCTGGCGGCCGCCACCACGGGTCAAGTCATTATCAACGAGGGCGACACGGCGGCAGCACTGGAAGAGGCCCTCTCCCGTATCGAGACCCGCCCGGTGGCACTTCTGCCCCTGGTGGACTATTACATCCCGGCAGGAGGCACGGTCACCTTCGATGCCTCGAAGTCGCACTCCAACGGGGATGCAACTATCACTGCCTACGATTGGGACTTCGACGGAGACGGCACTTTTGACTCCTCCACCGCCACCCCTGTCCAAACCCACATCTACACAGATGCCGCAGACGAAGTGATGCAGGTCCGGGTTACTGACTCGAATGGACAGGTTGCCAACATGTCGGCGTTCGTCCACGTTGGCACCGTCATCCCCGGGTCTGACCTGCCGGCGGCACCGACCGTTACCGGTACGGACGCGGAAGACGGAACCATTGCGACCCTGAGCTGGACGCCCGGCGACGCCCTGGCTGACACTTGGGCAGTCACGGTCAATGGGACGCCCATAGCCCGAATGGAAGGTGCAGCCCGTACTGTCACGGTCACTGATCTGGAGCGGGACGAACCCGTTGTTCTTGGGGTCGCCGGCATTTCTGCAGACGGGTCCATCGGGGACTACGGCACCGTTGAGCTGCCCGCAGTTGCAGCTGAACCCACCCCTGTCCCGACGCCCACGGAGACGTCCGACCCGACGCCGAGCGACACGCCTTCGGTGGATCCGTCGCCTAGTGATACACCTTCGACCGGGCCGTCACCGTCATCCGATCCGTCGGAAACGACGCCGGGTGAACCGTCACCGGGTGCGGACGCGACTCCGTCACCGACCGTACTCCCGGCTGGAGACACCAAGACACCGACCTCCGGAGAATCCGGCGGGTTCCTGGCCTCCACCGGAGCCAGGATCACCGGTGTCCTGCTCCTGGGTGCAGGCTCTCTCGCCGCCGGCATCGCGCTTGTGGCAGCCAGGCGCCGGAGAACTGCGGAATAACCTGAGCTGAAAGCACAGAGGGGAGTGGCCGCTGGCCGCTCCCCTCTGTCGTGAGGGTACGTCGCATGCGCATACCCGGGGACACCCCGGGTGCCGTCCGCACACATAGCGTGCAGCAACCCCGACACGCTGAAGGAACCTCCATGAACAGATCCATGCCCAGCAGCGGCACCAGCCCGCACCTGGCCAACCTCAAGCGGCTGGATGAGCGTGCCCTGCGTAGGGTCGCTAAACTGACCCTCAGCACTCCCGGCGGCCGGCGGCGGAAGAAGGCCATCCTCTCCGCCGAACTCCCCCGGTACCGTGAGCTGATCCGCCTCGTTGCCGTTGACCTGGCTGCGGGGGCCCGCTCAAAGACCCGCCCCCGTCCGCACACATAAGGAATATGGAAACTACTTTCTGGGCCGCCCTGCACGGAACTCCTGCAGGACTGGGCATCGCCTTGGTCTCCCTCACGCTCCAGCTCGGCTTCCTCATGGCCAATACCCGCAGGATTACGGCGGTGAAAGGCACCCGGCAGAGGTACATAGCCGCAACCTGGGCAACGTCGCTTGCAGGCCCTTCCCTGCTGGCTGCAGCGGTGGACACGGTCATGGATTTCTTCGCCGGCGACTGGTTCGGCGTCGTGGTCGGCATGCTGGTGCTCTTTGTGGTCGCCCTGAACTGGCGCCAGCTGCGGAATGCCGATGACGACAACTGGTGGAAGGGCCGCGGCACCAAGATCGGCAGGTACGTCCGCTCACTCCTGACCGCCCCTCCGCAGGTGCGCGCAGCAGGATCAAACGCCTGAGAAGCATCCCCCGGCCTGGGACGTCGAAGTACCCCCGGGCAGGCCTGACCGTTCACGGGCGATGAAGCCCGACAGCAAAAAGGAGCAAGACAGTAGTGAATGAAACACAGGACGCATCCCCGGATGCGGTCCAGGACTCCCCGGGGTCGTACCTCCCTCTCCACGACAGGATGGACGGCACCTTCCTGCACCCCACGCCGTTCAAGACGGCGGAAAAGTGCATCCGGTTCTGGTCAACTGTTGAAATACCGGACGTCATTGTCGACCAGGTTGCCGTTGCCTACGCGCAGGTGAAGTCCGACGAGGTTGATACCCGGATGGACGAGGTAATGCTGGAATGGCAGCGGCAGTGGTTTGCGGCCAACCCCCAGCCCAAGGACAAGCACATCCCCGCGTGGGACGCGAAGTACCAGAGCGAGCGGGAGGCGTACCGGCTGAAAGTGCTTCCCGGCGTTGAGGCTGAGCGCCCCCAGGGCATCGGCGAGTACGACGCCACGCAGCTGATCCGTGCGGCCCAGATGTGGTACCACTCGCCCAACTATGTCAGGTTCCCGGCCGAGGACGAGATCGTCAGAAACTTCCAGATCGAGCTCCACGGCGGCCTCATGACCGTCGAAGAAATCGAGAATCTGTACGGCCTGGAGCGCGTCCATCACGCGATGACGCGCATCATCCCTGACTTCTCCACCGACCGCATCGTCTCTACTCTCGAGCTGGTGGTCCACGCCGTCACGGATGTTGAGAAGCAGATCATCACGATGCAGGCGGCCGGGTACTGACCCTGTGACGAAGGCAGAAGGTCCGCATCTTCGGGTGCGGACCTTCTGTTGTTCCAGGGCGGGTGAGAGTTCCGCCGGTGTCCGCACACATAGTGGGCATGAACAACGTCTACTACTGGTCCGACCCCCATTTCGGGCACAGCTTTGTCGCCGGGCTGCGCGGATTCAGTAGCGTTGACGACCATGACAACCACCTGATCAACGCCTGGAACAGCCGCGTCACCAAGCGCGACAGCATCTGGGTCCTCGGCGACCTCGCTGCAGCATCCCCCTCGCGGGCACTCGAAATCATCCGGCACCTGCCCGGAACCAAACACCTCGTCTTCGGCAACCACGACGTCGGGCACCCCGGGCGGCGCAACGCACACCGTCACCACAGGCAGTACCTGGACGTGTTCGACACAGTGCAGTCGGCTGCCAGCCGCACCATCGGCGGCCGCCCCGTCATGCTCTCCCATTTCCCCTACGACGGGGACAGCCACTCCGAATACGACCGGCACACCCAGTGGCGCCTGCGCGACGAAGGCGGCTGGCTCCTCCACGGGCACGTCCACAACGAATTCGATGTCCGCGGCACCCAGATCAACGTCGGCGTCGACAAATGGATGGACGGTCCCGCACCTGAAGCCGACATCCTGGCCCTCATCGAGCAGCAGGAATCGGCCGGCTACGGAAAGGCTGCGTCATGATCCCCGGCCTGCTTCTTCCCGCCGGCCGTGACCGGACCCGGAACCGCGGAGGCCGCGGCTACCACCGTACCCGGCCGCAGCCGTTGGAACCGGTGTCCTTCACGATCAACGGCCACCGCTTTGAAACCTCCGGACGGGATCTCTGGGTAACCCCGGCCGGCCGCCGCCGGGCCGACCGTATCAAGGTCACCCGCTCCACCGTCTCCAGTTCCGCCCGTGCGGGCTACCCGTCAGCCCTTGTGTGGCCGCGCCTGGACATCCGGCGCAGCCTCGAGGACCTGAAGGAAACAGCCCGCTTCTGGATTTCCTGGAGCAGCACCGAAGATTACGCCCGTTTCCCCGAAGTGGGACTTGACCAGTGGCTTCGCCGCCTCGAAGCCTGATGAAAGACAACAGCACAATGCCACTGAATGAACTTCCCGACAATGACGCATGGATCGCCCGCTTCAAGGCCTTCAAGGCCTGGGTGGATGACAACGGCCGCCTGCCCGAGAACGACCCTGAAGGCGGACCGGAGGACACACTGCGCACCTGGCTCGACCGCCAGCGCACCGCCATCCTGAATGAAGACCTGAGCCCCAACCTTGAAGGCATCCTCCGCTCGGTCCACGGCGCCGTACCCCGCGTGCCCCGGAAGAAGGCTGCCCCGGTCACCGATGTCTTCCCCGCAGGCAACGGCCGGCTGGACAACCTGGAGCTGTTCTACAAGCGCCACGGCCGCCTGCCCCGCTACTCCGGCACCGCTCCCGGCGAGAAGATCATGTACAAGTACCTCAACGCCACCGTGCGGGTCCGCTACCGCCGGGACGAGCTGGAGCCCGAGGCTCTTGAGCGCCTGAACAAGATCCCGGGGGTCTTCACGCCCCGGAAGTTCACCCGCCGTGACGGCACTGCGGACACACCGAAGGAACCCACTGCAAGGGCCCTTCGCATGAAGGCCGTTGACACCCGCATGGCCGACCTTGTCGAGTTCTGCACGAAGCACTCCCGCATTCCCAGCGGCTACGGTCCGGGCCAGGAGCCTTCGCTGTACAACTACCTGCGCCGTGTTGTCCGGCCCGCCTACAAGGCCGGAACACTCGACGAAGTGACCGTCAAGCGCCTCTCGGCCGTGGAAGGCGTCCTGGTTCCCAAGAGCCAGCCGAACAAGGCACAGAAGGAAGCAGCGTAGGTCCGCGCCGGTAAACTCGGTCAGGGACTGGCCGGCTGCAGGAACGGCTGAAAACCACCTCGGAGTCCACGGATTCCGGGGTGGTTTTGTCGCTCGAAACCCCTCCTGCCGCACACATAGAAGGTGAACGCACACCTTCGATAAAGGACCGAAAATGCCCAAAGCCCCTGCCCTTCCTCCGCAGCCCCGCAAGGTCGCCGGAGCCGCAGCCTCCACCGGCGGCCAGTTCGATACCCGCACCCACGCAGAACCCGGGCTGACGCTCGCCCCGGCCGTCACAGAGGACAACTACGAGGACTCGGTTGCCCGGGCACTCTCGGCCGCCAAAGCCTACGAGACCACCGACGTCGAGGAGATGACGGACGCC is from Arthrobacter sp. zg-Y1110 and encodes:
- a CDS encoding inositol monophosphatase family protein — its product is MSNQTTSPAIPGDLLEAALEAAAAGAAVLANRSLAGMNAVNKSASGDWVTDFDTAAEAAVREVLTRRRPNDVVTGEELANEVPANPSGIRWSIDPLDGTTNFIRNFPYYAVSVAAVDEDGTWLAGVVHAPALGRVYSAARGHGAWLDEGGHRSRLTGPDPERIGKVLGTGFAYDDAVRSAELTALPRMAEGYADVRRFGSAALDLCMVADGTLDAFFQQGLQEYDYAAGALIAEEAGAPVLRPAPGLTGAAKRAAVTAAGTELPLALR
- a CDS encoding PKD domain-containing protein; translation: MVFVIDSTGSMGEDIDAAKETVANMSAWVEKMRGRVALVEYRDEGDEFTARVLSGLQDNTVDLKLKLEAVTVDGGGDEPEALLHGLMTALNGLEWRDGATKAAVVLTDAGFHSPDMVDGTTLDQVARRALEIDPVNVYPVVDSWNAEEYAELAAATTGQVIINEGDTAAALEEALSRIETRPVALLPLVDYYIPAGGTVTFDASKSHSNGDATITAYDWDFDGDGTFDSSTATPVQTHIYTDAADEVMQVRVTDSNGQVANMSAFVHVGTVIPGSDLPAAPTVTGTDAEDGTIATLSWTPGDALADTWAVTVNGTPIARMEGAARTVTVTDLERDEPVVLGVAGISADGSIGDYGTVELPAVAAEPTPVPTPTETSDPTPSDTPSVDPSPSDTPSTGPSPSSDPSETTPGEPSPGADATPSPTVLPAGDTKTPTSGESGGFLASTGARITGVLLLGAGSLAAGIALVAARRRRTAE
- a CDS encoding transglycosylase domain-containing protein is translated as MNDPRHEPATLDSLLGEPDEDTGTKKPRGRRLGAFAGAVAIVALAAGSLIAPAATFAAGAASSALNYWEDLPTELPLDVALPQHTVLLDKNGKEFARFYSENRIDVKLEDISEHFTQALVATEDVSFYENGGADVKGITRAAVANLISDSTQGASTITQQLVQNILLNNARDETEAAVGTGTSYNAKLREIKYAVNLEKQLSKDEILNSYANTVYFGQGAYGVEAASKIYFGTSAKDLTSGQAALLVGLVKGPNIYDPYTAPELAKNRRDTVLHRLAAVGDLTPAELEAAVAEPLGILPEPGKIRSGCDQSDYPFYCSLVRKEILDDPAFGDTREAREDRLTRGGMTLTTALDPKVMNSSQQAVDEALGAGNRGALGVAVVIPGTGKIVGIAQNREWGAGDNATEMVYADQAFQPGSTMKPIALATALEQGIPATTRFNAVSPYVPAALDFPDGGYINYGGTDWGVIDARGAIKVSSNTYFIQLVERTGVLSVADMSARLGITTLPRTGERAIQGREASLVLGAYEVSPIELANAYATFAAAGVECTPHAIVSGIRTSSGESIPTPDADCHQAIAPAVANTVGDALKMPFTSGGTLESLGGLAGRESGAKTGTTNDYAANWIAGITPQYSTAVWLGDPRGGSQHPLTVLQAYGQTFYNLTGSEVAAPVWKSVMNGIHQGLPAKPMPKADDAATSSTTASSIPDVRGMGTDEAVTLLLANKLTPVISETTAKASRLHPKDTVVSQTPAPGSTSGYRQEVVLTLSSGSTTAITLPEGK
- a CDS encoding metallophosphoesterase family protein, which gives rise to MSAHIVGMNNVYYWSDPHFGHSFVAGLRGFSSVDDHDNHLINAWNSRVTKRDSIWVLGDLAAASPSRALEIIRHLPGTKHLVFGNHDVGHPGRRNAHRHHRQYLDVFDTVQSAASRTIGGRPVMLSHFPYDGDSHSEYDRHTQWRLRDEGGWLLHGHVHNEFDVRGTQINVGVDKWMDGPAPEADILALIEQQESAGYGKAAS